From a region of the Acomys russatus chromosome 4, mAcoRus1.1, whole genome shotgun sequence genome:
- the Arl14ep gene encoding ARL14 effector protein — MMDPCSVGVQLRTTHDCHKTFYTRHTGFKTLQELSSNDMLLLQLRTGMTLSGNNTICLHHVKIYIDRFEELQKSCCDPFNIHKKLAKKNLHVIDLDDATFLSAKFGRQLVPGWKLCPKCTQIINGSVDVDSDDRQRRKPESDGRTAKALRSLQFTNPGKQTEFAPESGKREKRKLTKNASAGSDRQIIPAKSKVYDSQGLLMFSGMDLCDCLDEDCLGCFYACPTCGSTKCGAECRCDRKWLYEQIEIEGGEIIHNKHAGKAYGLLSPCHPYDILQM, encoded by the exons ATGATGGATCCATGTTCAGTTGGAGTCCAGCTTCGGACCACACATGACTGCCATAAAACCTTCTATACTCGGCACACAGGTTTCAAGACTTTGCAAGAACTGTCATCAAATGACATGCTTTTGCTTCAGCTTAGGACTGGAATGACACTGTCTGGGAATAATACAATCTGTTTGCATCATGTAAAAATTTACATTGACAGATTTGAGGAGTTGCAGAAGTCGTGCTGTGACCCATTTAACATACACAAAAAGCTAGCCAAAAAGAACCTGCACGTGATTGACCTAGATGATGCCACTTTTCTGAGTGCAAAGTTTGGAAGACAGCTCGTACCTGGTTGGAAGCTCTGTCCAAAATGTACCCAGATCATCAACGGAAGTGTGGATGTTGATTCAGATGACCGCCAGAGACGGAAACCCGAGTCAGAT GGAAGGACTGCTAAAGCTCTGAGGTCTCTGCAGTTTACAAACCCAGGAAAGCAAACTGAATTTGCTCCAGAGAgtgggaaaagggagaagaggaagctcACCAAAAATGCCAGCGCTGGTTCTGACAG ACAAATTATTCCAGCAAAGAGTAAGGTGTACGACAGCCAGGGCCTGCTGATGTTCAGTGGCATGGACCTCTGTGACTGCCTCGACGAGGACTGCTTGGGATGCTTCTACGCCTGTCCCACCTGTGGCTCGACCAAATGTGGGGCCGAGTGCCGCTGTGACCGCAAGTGGCTTTATGAGCAAATAGAAATTGAAGGAGGAGAGATAATCCATAATAAACATGCTGG CAAAGCATATGGTCTGTTATCTCCCTGTCACCCATatgatattttacaaatgtga